AGAAATAATTAAAATTGATGAAGAAAAGTGCAATGGATGTGGGCTTTGCGTTCCTAATTGTCCTGAAGGAGCGCTACAGATAATAGATGACAAGGCAAGATTAGTAAGTGATCTATTTTGCGATGGACTTGGGGCTTGCATTGGAAACTGCCCAGAAGGCGCTATATCTGTTGAAGAGAGAGAAGCAGAAGAATACGATGAAAAAAAAGTAATGGAAAATATAGTAAAACAGGGTAAGAATACTATTAAAGCCCATCTTCAGCACTTAAAGGATCACGGCGCCGACAAATATCTTAAACAGGCTGAGGAGGTTCTTGAAGAAAAAGAAATAGAGAATCCTATGAAAGAAGAACACCATTCGCATGGAGCATCTTGCCCTGGTTCCATGATTAAGGATTTTTCAAATGAAGATATGATAGAATATGAAGAAGGAAAGAGATCTTCTCAGCTTAGACAGTGGCCTATACAACTTCATCTTGTTTCACCAAATGCGCCATATTTTGTTAGAAAAGATGTTTTACTTGCTGCAGATTGTACTGCTTTTTCTATTGGAGATTTCCACAAAGATTTTCTTAAAGGCAAGACCTTAACTATAGCATGTCCAAAACTTGATTCTGATAGAGAAATCTATGTTGAGAAAATAAGAAAGATGATTGATGAAGCAAAAATAAACACGTTAACTGTCATGGTGATGGAAGTTCCTTGTTGTTCAGGACTTCTTCAAATCGCTAAGAAAGCTTTGGATATCGCAACTAGAAAAATACCCATAAAAGTAATAATAATTGGAATTAAAGGGGATATATTGAAGGAGGAATGGATATAATGGAAAAAGGATTTTGGAAAGATTTGAATAAAACTATGCAATTCCCTAAAGAAGGAATTTTTAGCACTGTATTGACAAAGTCAAAAACATACAACTATACTCTGATGTGTTTATCAGCAGGTACAAATATAGACACACATACTTCAACTAAGGCCGGCATAGTTCAAGTACTAAGTGGTACTGGTACCTTTACACTTTCTGATGAAGAGATTGAAATGGCTCCAGGAGTATTTATCTTCATGCCTAAGAATGCGCCCCATTCTCTTAAGGCCAAAGATAATCTAGCAATACTATTAGGCTTGACAGATTAATTTTTTTACTTTTTAACAAAACTTATATATAATTATAACTCTAAAATAAATCTGTGAGGAATAATAATGGAAGGAGATAGAGTATCTTATCACGAATCTGTAAAGAAAATGTATGAGAAAATTAAAGATGATAATATAACAAATATATGGAATAGGTACGAGGCTCAAGGATTTGCAGGGGACCCTGACAAAAGATGTCCTTTCTGTCAAGGTGGAGTTAGATGCGATCTTTGTTCTAATGGTCCATGCCGTTCTGATGCTTCTATTGATAAAAGAGGTGTCTGTGGAATCACAGCAGATGGCATGGCTATGAGAATGATGCTCTTGAGAAACGTATTGGGCACTTCGACTTATCATTACCACACCGAACAAACAATAAAAACTCTCAAGGCGACTGCAAAAGATGAAACACCTTTTCAAATAAAAGAGCCAGAAAAATTAAAATCATTTGCTGAAAGACTTGGGGTGGATACTAAAGGCACTATTAAGGAAATTGCTTTAAGATTCAGTGATTTTGTCGAAGAAGATTTCAATAGAAAATATTCTGAGCCCAGTAAAATTGTGGAAATATTAGCTCCGATTGAGAGAAAAGAGACATGGAAAAAACTAGGAATATTCCCTGGTGGAGTTCACGGGGAAATGATGCTTGCAACAAGCTCTTGTTTAACAAACGTAGATGGGTACTATGCAAGTCTGGCATTAAAGGCAATGAGACTTGGGATAGCCATGGCATACCAAAGTCAAATCATAAATGAATTTACTCAAGACATTCTTTTTGGAATTCCAAGACCTCATAAAATGAGGGTTGATCTTGGAGTTTTGGATCCTGATTATGTTAATGTTTTACCAAATGGCCATGAACCTT
This window of the Methanofastidiosum sp. genome carries:
- a CDS encoding cupin domain-containing protein; translation: MEKGFWKDLNKTMQFPKEGIFSTVLTKSKTYNYTLMCLSAGTNIDTHTSTKAGIVQVLSGTGTFTLSDEEIEMAPGVFIFMPKNAPHSLKAKDNLAILLGLTD
- a CDS encoding 4Fe-4S binding protein, which codes for MSKREIIKIDEEKCNGCGLCVPNCPEGALQIIDDKARLVSDLFCDGLGACIGNCPEGAISVEEREAEEYDEKKVMENIVKQGKNTIKAHLQHLKDHGADKYLKQAEEVLEEKEIENPMKEEHHSHGASCPGSMIKDFSNEDMIEYEEGKRSSQLRQWPIQLHLVSPNAPYFVRKDVLLAADCTAFSIGDFHKDFLKGKTLTIACPKLDSDREIYVEKIRKMIDEAKINTLTVMVMEVPCCSGLLQIAKKALDIATRKIPIKVIIIGIKGDILKEEWI